A single Rhodothermales bacterium DNA region contains:
- a CDS encoding glycosyltransferase, translating to MPTELIWLPILPGLVYVVGLTAFVVGDAMNRRRSHRLARVDVGESGMAPAPVDAPRTSVIVPARNEAAGISACLESILACDWPRGSLEVVVVDDHSTDGTADVVRSVQARHPDVDILLVEMALVADAAVPRGHKKRAVAEAIARSTGDILLVTDADTSVPPDWIRLMVAHLGPGVGCVAGPIAYTNGGWLGPVVALEYAGLQGIASGAIGLGRPILSFGASSGYRRDALRDVGGFDGLYGVSSGDDALLMQRMAYESAWRVAWCAHPGAIVRTAPPATAQAFWQQRRRWITGTVHYAPSALAYSLAIYLFILSLPVYAVGGLFWPVLWAPLGVGMGLKVLGEGLMLFRAAGFFGIRRSWPLFLPAQPLQIAYIIGVVLSGLTRPIHWKDRALDR from the coding sequence ATGCCTACGGAGCTCATCTGGTTGCCCATCCTGCCTGGACTGGTCTATGTCGTGGGCCTGACGGCGTTTGTTGTGGGGGATGCGATGAACCGGCGCCGAAGCCATCGTCTCGCCCGCGTGGACGTGGGCGAATCCGGCATGGCGCCTGCGCCTGTCGATGCGCCGCGAACCTCCGTCATCGTTCCCGCCCGGAACGAGGCTGCAGGTATTTCAGCCTGCCTCGAGTCCATCCTTGCCTGCGACTGGCCGCGCGGAAGCCTGGAAGTGGTGGTCGTGGACGACCACTCGACCGACGGGACGGCAGACGTGGTGCGGAGCGTCCAGGCGCGGCACCCGGACGTGGACATCCTGCTCGTCGAAATGGCCCTCGTCGCCGACGCGGCCGTTCCGCGCGGCCACAAGAAACGGGCGGTGGCCGAAGCCATTGCGCGTTCGACCGGGGACATCCTGCTCGTCACCGATGCCGACACCTCGGTACCGCCTGACTGGATCCGGCTCATGGTGGCGCACCTCGGTCCGGGCGTCGGGTGCGTGGCCGGCCCCATCGCTTACACAAATGGCGGCTGGCTCGGTCCGGTCGTGGCGCTGGAATATGCCGGTTTGCAGGGGATTGCCTCGGGCGCCATCGGGCTGGGGAGGCCCATCCTGAGTTTCGGCGCATCGAGTGGCTACCGGCGGGACGCCCTCCGGGACGTGGGGGGCTTCGACGGGCTGTACGGCGTATCGTCCGGGGACGATGCCCTCCTCATGCAGCGGATGGCCTACGAATCCGCGTGGCGCGTGGCCTGGTGCGCCCACCCCGGCGCCATCGTACGCACGGCCCCGCCGGCCACCGCGCAGGCCTTCTGGCAACAACGCCGCCGGTGGATAACGGGCACGGTCCATTACGCGCCGTCGGCCCTCGCGTACAGCCTGGCCATCTACCTGTTCATCCTGAGTCTGCCCGTGTACGCCGTTGGCGGCCTGTTCTGGCCTGTGCTGTGGGCACCGCTCGGCGTGGGCATGGGGCTGAAGGTGTTGGGAGAGGGCCTCATGCTGTTCCGGGCGGCCGGGTTCTTCGGCATCCGCCGGTCGTGGCCGCTCTTTCTGCCCGCCCAACCGCTGCAGATCGCCTACATCATCGGCGTCGTGCTCTCGGGGCTGACCAGGCCCATCCACTGGAAAGACCGCGCGCTCGACCGATGA